Genomic segment of Geminocystis herdmanii PCC 6308:
TTGCTTGTTTTTATTTTACGGAAGAAATGGTTAATCAAGACAATATAAATAATGCCTATTATGATGTGATTGATTGTGATGTATTATTATTGGTGAGTGCCTATGATAATTATCAGTTAAACTCAATTTTTTTAAGGACATTAAATATCGAAATGATGTCTAAACAATTTGTAGTAATGGATTTAGATATACAAGAAGATGAAAAAAATTTAGAAATAGTTATAAGTGAATGGGAAAGTTGGTTAGAATCACAAAATTTTGATTATAAAATAGATTTTTTTCCAGTACCTTTAACCCCCTATTATCAGGAAGATTATCAAGATAATTTATCTAAACCTATGCAAAAAAGATTAGATAAATTTATTAAGGCTTTAGGTAATGTTATTAAGCGTCAACCAGAAAATATTTTAGCTAAAAGATTAAATGCTCAATTAATTCCTTTAATAACTCCCTTAGAGTCCATTTTAGTCAAAGAAGATGAAGAATTAAATCAAAAAATTACTCATTTTCAAGGAAAGTTACAGGAAATGACTCAAAAAAATTGGAAAGATATAACTAAAAATGTATTGGGAGAAGTTAAAGAAGATAAGGACAAATTTTTTAAACAAATTAAAACTGATTTAACTCAAGCAAAAGCAGCTATTTTAGATAACTTTAGTAAACGTAGTCTTATTTCTCAAATTCAAAATTTTGTCGATGATTTGCAACCTATAATTTTTAAAAAAGAAGGACAACCTTATGTGAAGTTATCTCCAAAGCAAGGGGATATTAATACTGATTTGAACCAAATTATCATACAATTCTCTACTTCTACTATGGAAAATTGGGCTTTAAAAGAGTGGGATAAAATCTTAAATGTTTATGGTAATGGTGGTTTAAATGGTTTATTAATGCGCAGTAATGAAAGGGCTAATATTATTCCTAATTTATTCTCTGAATCTCCATTTCATCAACCTTCTGAGTTAGATGTTAAAAATAATTTTCTGATTTCTTTTATGGGTATTGATAGTGATGTTCGTCATAAACAAGTGTCTATGGCAGGTTATATTATGAAAACTATTCGATCGAATTTAATGCAAATAATGATGATGGCTACCCTAGTTTTTGCGATTTTAGGGCAGAAAGTGGGTAAAAATGAAATGTTTGCTCAATTATCAGGGGTTTTTAGACAATTTCCTTTCTTATTAGGCTTAGGGGTTTTTGCTTTAATATTTTTCCTCACCACATCTTATAACCAAGATAAGAATTTAAAATTAGAAGAAGCCGCCGAAAAATTGAGAAAAGAGGTTAGTAGTTATTATCAATCTTTAAGTAAAAATTTATTAGAAAAGGTTATTCAAGATATGAATTTAACTTTAGAATATGAAGCAAATCGTCTTGATAATAGTTTACAAAATATTCAAGAAACTTATAATGACTATATTATAGAACAGGAAAAACAACAAATTTCTATTAAGGCAAATTTAGACCTTTTTAAAGAGAAAGAAAAAAATTTAAGTAAAGAAATTACCGAATTTAAAAAACTCATCAGAACTTAAATTATTTTTTTATTAAGAAATCAACAAATTTATAGCTAAATTACAATCGTTATAATATATAATCGTAATTAGGAAAAACTTTTTTAAGATTAAAAATTATGAACAATTCATGGCTAAGTAAAATAATGGTATTGGCTATGTCGATCGCACCTTTGTTATCGTTCAATAGTTCAGTAGAAGCACAAACAAAGAAAAATGTTTATAGCTGTATCAATCATCAAGGAAAACCTAGTACGGTAGTCGATACAGATAAGGGGAGAATTTTGTTAATTGTTTGGGAAAGTGACTTTTTTAGAGGTTCGGGTTGGACTCCTCAAAAAAGATGTGAAGAAGTAACAAAAAGATTTCAAGAATTTTCTGACAATAAAACTTTAAGGTATCTGACTACGGGTAAAATGAAAGGACAAAATGTTATCTGTGTAGGAACGCCCATAGGGGGATCAGCCTATAAATGTCTTGACAATGGATTATTACTAACTTTGGAAGGGAGAAACGATAATCCCAATGAAGTATTACAAAATTTATTTCAAGCGACGAGATCAAGTAGTAATTTTCTCCGAAGAACGGGAAATAGGTATGCTTTTGAATTTGACAAATTTATCGATGAAGCTCCTGTAATATCACAGCCTTCTATTCCTGACACATCTATTCCTCAAATATCTCCTCCAGCAATCACCCCAAATCCACAATCTGAGCCACAAAAAGAAAATTCTGATTGTCCTCCCCTTTTCTGTGATTAAATTTGGGAAATAAATATTTTAGTCTCATCTAAAATACTCGCCAATAAATTTCCTTGACTATTCACTGTGATTAATTTTCCAAAAGTTTCGGGGAAATAAAAATTAAACAATTCTTTTTCAGAATTTTCGTCAAATAAACTAACTTTATTATCTTGAAAAGTACACAAAATTAATTTTTTATCCCCGTTAAAACCTAAATATTGAATGGCAGATTTACTATCAGTTTTGATGGTTTTTTCTTCGGCTTGAGTTTCCATATTCCATAGTTTAATTACTTTATCACCTCCGCCACTAATTAAGTATTTTCCATCATTACTAAAGCCTAAACTATTAATGGCTAATTTATGACCTGATAAAGTGGCGATTTCTTCTTGGGTTTCTACATTCCATAGTTTGATTAGTTTATCCGCTCCACTACTAGCTAATATTTTATTATCGGGACTAAATTGTAATGTATTAATGGCTAATTTATGACCTGATAAAGTAGTAATTTTTTCTTGGGTTTCGATATTCCAAAGATAAATTGATTTATCATTTCCACTACTTGCTAATATTTTTCCATCGTGACTAAATGTAGAAATATTCATTTGAACTTTAGCATCTGTCATGGTGATAATTTCTCCATTTGTTTGCCACTTACAAAGTATAATTTCTTTAGCTTTTCTGATAATAGATATGGTTTGATTATCGGCACTAAAAGCGATATTTTGCACATCTTTTGTCTCTATGTCAATATTTGCTAATTCTTGAGGATTAACTAAATTCCAAATAGTTTTTTCGGTAGAAATAGTAATATTAGCAACAGGATTAATTATGATTTTTGTTTCTAATTTTTCTGATAATTCATCGGGTTTATTTTCAGCACTTTTAGCTGTTTTTTCCTTTGAAGATTCTGTTTTTTTATCTTTCTCTTTTACGGAGGATTGAACTTTGGTTTTCGTTTCTTCTTTAATATTTTTAGCTTTTTCTTCCTCTGAAGATTTAGTGGGGGAAACTGTCGGAGTTTTTATTTTTTCTTCTTCAATTTTTGGCTGAATTTCTTCTAAGGTTTCTGGTTCATTTTCGACTAAAACAGTGGCGTTTAAGATTTCTGTTTCAAAAATAAATTCAGCCCCTTTTAATCCTAACATGATTCGATCGTTCGATCGTAATTGATAGGGTTCGGTAATTTTTTCTCCATTAATTAACGTGCCATTGGTAGTACTTTTATTGGTGATTTGCCATAAAAATTCACCGTTAATTTCTACTAATTCAATTTGAGCATGATAGCGAGAAACGGTAATAAATTCATCAGGATTTAAAACTATTTGACAGTTAGAAGCTCTACCTATTAAAGTTATTTCTTGGGAAGAAAGTATATATTTTTTGTTTTTATCAGCTTCTTTAGAGATAAGGGTAAGATTAGCAATTATATCTTGATTCATAATTTTAAAAAGTTTATTTTATAATAATTGTAAATTATTTGGGGCGATCACAGAAAATAAATTTAATATTTTCAATTTTATTTGCTTCATAAATTTTCTTGAATAATCTAAGGTAAATTCTAAGGCAGGTAAGATATTTTTACCAGATAAATTAACAAGCATTACTTAAATCCAATTATATTGGCTCTTCTACAGTAGTTATGATAATTTAATAATAAATAACGAATAAAACCTTTGATATATAATAATTTTAGTATTTTAAAAATGCAATTGTTATAAATTTATAGTTTGCATTTCACTTAACACCTTTTTTTAGACATAATTTATCATACTCAAAGTAGAAGAGCCATTATATTTATCATTCTACACATAAAGGACCTGGACAAATATCCACCGTAGGATTAATGATTAATACCCTATTTTTGCATTCTTCAATTAAGTCTAAAGCATTTTTTTTCCAAATGCTACTTTGAGGAATATTAGCTAATTTTTCTTCGATAATCGAGCAATTATTTTCGAGAGAAGCCATAGTTTTAGCTTCTTCTAAAATTTGTTTTGACCAATCATCAATAAATGTTTTTGCTCGGTTATAATCAGATGATTTACCATCAATTCTTAAAGCAATTTTTATGGCTTCAGAAAAGTTATTATTCAATGCTTCTAATTCGGCTAAACCTAACTGACATTTTCCTAAAAATTCTTGTTGAATACTATCTCGAACTGTTAAAGATTGTACTTTATCTGAGTTGATAAAAACAATACAATCATTATATTTTTTCTCATCGGATAATGTAGTAATTTCTTCTAAAATAGAATCAATTTTTTTTTCGTATAAATAGTTTTTGAGAAAGCCAAAACCAAAGATGATTAATGATGCGATCGAAAAACTAATAATTATACCTTTAGGAGTCTTGGCTTTAGTAATAAAATTTACCAAAAAATGTGTATTAACAAATAATTTTTCTTGCTGGTTTAAAGAAGAATTATCATTATCTCTATTCGTTTTATTGGATTCATTTAATGATGATAGTGAAATCTGTTCGATCGAGCTATCATTTATAATAGAATTATCATCAATAATGGAGCTATTATGAATATTAGAATTAGATAAAATTTTGGGTTCATCTTCTATATAATTAGGGAAAATCAACTGAGTTTTATCAATAGTTTGAGGTTGATTTTCTTTTTCTGAAAAATCTTGTGTAACATATTTACTAATTATTTCTGTAGGGTGTGTATTTAATAATTGATCATTATTAGGGATAATTTCTGTAGGAATATAACCACTATTATTATTATTAATATCTGGAAAATATTTGTTAATATCAGTAATAATATTTAGAATATTTTGATAACGTTGACTGATTTTAGGATGAATCATTTTATTGAGAATCATCACTAAATTTTCGTTAAAATATTCTTCATTTGTCCATATTAATTTCCCTTCTTGATCTTCATCTAAGGTGATGGCATTTTTTCCCGTAATCATAGAAATAATTACCATACCTAAGCTATAAATATCACTACTAAAAACTGTTTTACCTCTAATATTTTCGGGAGCAATATATAGCTTATCTTCAATAGTAATTGTTACCATAGCAGGTGAATTAACAATATTTATCTTACCGTAACTATTAATAATTAATTGCTTATTTTTATCAGATAAAATAATATTTTGAGGCTTAATCATTTGATGAATTAAGTTTTGTTTATGCAGTAAATCAATACTTTCTAATAGATATTTAAGGTTAATAATCGCTTCTTCTTCTGTCCATAATATTTTAGTTTCTATTTGTTTTTGTAAAGTGATTCCTTCTATTTTTTCATAGATGATTTGAAGATTATTATTTTCAGTTACAATCTCAATTAATGGTGAAAATCGATTGTTAATTAATGATTTTTGATTCAATAATTTAATTTTATCTATCAATTCTTTTTCCAATTCATTATTATTAGATAAATCAAAATTATGTAACAAATATTTTTTGTGAGATTTTCCTAGTTTTTCTACTAAGTAAAATTGTTCAAAATCGAAATATTCTAAGATGTCAACTATTTTATAATTAGAGGCAACAATATCATTTATTTTCATAATTAAAAGGATGAAAAAGTCTTTTGATGACGGGAGGTATTAGATAATCAGTAACAGTTTTAATTCTTAATTCTTAATTCTTAATTTTTAATTCTTAATTTTTAATTCTTCATTCTGTTAATCTACACCAAACCACTGTTCATAAATACGATCGTAAGTACCATTTTCCTTAAGACGTAAAATAGCTTGGTTAATAGATTCACGATAAGGGCTATCTGATTTTAAAGCAATACCATAACTTTGTTTCGCAAAAACTGAACCCACTACCCTCGCATTTCCATTACTTTCACTTCGGGCATAATAACGCAAAACAGGGGCATCATACACTATCGCTCTTATTTTACCCTCCTCAAGCGCGGTATAAGCCTGTTCGATCGAATCAAACAACACCATATTAACTTTAGTAGAGGCTAAAAATTCTTCCGCCGTAGTGTTTCTCACAGTGCCAACAAGTTTATTGTGTAAATCTTGGATAGTAGTAATATTATTATCTAATTTTTCCACCGTTAAAGCCGAAGTAACCGAAGCAGTAAAATAAGAAATGAGCATTACTCCCGTAAACATCCACACCGTAGCGACAATTCTTCCTGCAACTCCCTTGGGGGTTTTGTCACCATAACCGACGGTTACTACCGTTACCACCGCCCACCAAAAAGACTCCCAAATACCTTCTATATATTTTTCAGGAAATTCGGGGTTATTTTTCCTTTCTAAAATCCAAATTAAATGGGCAGCAATGGAAATTACTATTATCAAAAAAAGTATTGTACTCCATAAAATAGGAGAGAAAAGGAAAGAAATCACCATTTGCCAAGGGTAAATATTTTTACTAGAGACTAAAATTTGTAATCCCGACTCAAAAAAAGGATAGGAAAAATCCACATCTTTTTCTCTCTGTGCCGTCATAGTAATTCCAGCCATGCCAATATCCGTATTTTCATCCCGAATAGAAGATAGTAAATCAGGGATGGTTTTTTCTCCATAGATTTCTGACTCTAAATTTAATTCTTTGGCTATTTCATTCCATAAATCAATACTAAAACCTGCATATCTTCCACTATCTTCAAACACAAAGGGAGGAAAACTTTTCGTGGCAACCCTCACACGAGGGGAATTAATTTGAGCATCAGCACTAATACTGTTCCCTAAAACCCAAAGTATTACAGTTATTATTTTTAATAATTTATGTCTTTTTTTTGAACTAATAAACAATTTTTCATAAATCATAATCATTAAGTTTTATTAATAAATAAGAATTCTTTTTTTTATTTTTACGATCGAAATATAACAAAAATATTAAATTTTACCAGATTAGCTCAAAGAGAAAACTACAATGTAATTATAAAAAATAAGTTATGAGGATTCAGCTTAATAATCATAATTTAACAGCTAAAAAACCACAAATTATCCTCAACAATTACTTGACATTACCCATTTATCTCAAAAATATAGTTTTAATAGGTTGTGTCGTGTTTCTTAATAACACAATATCTTGATCATGGGGTAAGTTTAGTATAAAAAAAATATTCTGAATAAAACAAATGGAGTTAATATTATGGCAACAACGGAAATTAATGTTTTAATTGAACAAGTTGACGAAAGGGCGCAAGCCTTGATTGTGGAAGGAGAAAAGTCTTTTCAGGAAGTGGAAGCAATTGTTGCTAAAGCCACTGAAATCGCCGAAAATTTGTCCACTGCTGGGGAAGAAGCAAAGACAAAATGGGAAGCGATGATTGCCGAAATTGAGGAGGCAGAAGCTACCCTCGAAACGGAATTAGACAATACCACTAATATTATGGGGGAATTTGAAAGCAAAATAGGAGAAATTACCGATCAAGTTACCCAGTCGATCGAGGAGTTTCAAGCTAGATTAGAGGAGTTTATCGCTAAAAAAGAAGAAATAGCCTCAGAAATCGAAAGTCAAACAGAGGAAAGTAAATCTAGTTTTGATAGTTATGCCCAAAATATCAAGGATACTGAAGAACAATTTGGCACTTATCAAGAAACTGCAAAAAGCAACATTGAAGGATTAAACGAAGCGGTAAACACGGCTACTGAAAGTTTCCAAAGTCAAACAGAAAATTTAGCCCAACAATTTGCTGATTTGGCGGAAGAATTAAACAGTAAATTGGAAAGTTTGCAAAGTGAATTTGATGATGTAGAACAACAAGCATCATCAGGAGCTGATTCTCTGGTAGAAGGTTTAACATCTCAAACTGATGATTTAGTTAGTACTCTCACTTCTAAATTTACGGAAGAATTAATGGGAGATTTGACGGATTCAGCAGGAGGATTAACGGAGGCTTTAGGTTTCCTTAGCAGTGCTGGAGAAGAAGCGGAAGAATTGTTAGACGGTGGTATTGGCGATATTGTTGGGCAGGTTGGAGAAATTACCGATCTCATCGATGAGATTAAACCCGTTTTAGACTTGATTCAAGACCTTTTAGGTTAATTTTTGTTACGGATGACGGATTTTGTGCGATTTTTTTTACTTTCATTACTAATACTTAATATCAGGAGATTGCGACTATGGCTGAAACTCAAGTGATGGAGCAGAATATTGATGAGTCGATCGAGAAGCTAGAAGAATTATTAAAAGCGCTCGATATTGCAAATAATCAAATGGGAGATTTTACCCAACAATTAGAATCAACTAACGAGTCTCTCACCCAATGCGAAGAAAATGTAACTTCTATATTGGAGACGGCTAGTAGTGATTTTGAAAGCTCAAAAGAAGAATTTACCCAAGATTCTACCGCCATGATGGAAGGCTTAACGGGTTTTCAAGAAGCCTTAAACGAGTTACAGGCAAAAATGGACGAAGTTAACCAATCCATTGAGGAGAAAAAGGGGGAAGTTGAGGAAGAAGTTAACAATCAACAGGAGGCTTTAGAAGGGGTTTTTGCTGACTTAACAGAAACTTTCGGTACTTTAATAGAGTCGATCGAAACTTTAACATCATCTTTAGAAGAAAGTAACAACACCGCCGAAGAATTTTTTAGCACCTTTACTGATGAAGTGTCAGGATTGCAAGATAATTTAACCTCCGCCCAAGAAGAAACCGAAGATAAGTTAGAAGAAACTGCCACCAACGTAGGGGAAACCCAAAAAAGTGAGCTAGATTCTTTACTGAGTGAGTTTAGTGGTAATTTGACAGGGGAGCAATTAACAGAATTAACCTCTCAATTAGAGGATTTAACCAGTGGTTTTGAAGATTTGCTTTCTTCCTTCAGTGACGAAAACATGGATTTAGCAGATCAACTTAAAGAGCGTTTAAACGAAATTCTGGAAAATTCGATCGAATACTCAGGAGAAACCATGAAAGACGAACTAACAGAGTCTTTTCAAGACGCAATGGAAAACGCCGTATCTGGTTTAGCCCAAGAAATGGTAGAAAACATCACCATGACAACCGTTGGTACTTCTGTCACCGCCTCTATCAGTCCTATGTTACCCACTATTGTAGCGGCAAAAGTAGCATTGAGCGCTATCAATGCCGTCTTAGATGCTTTTGACTTCTAACTTGGTTCGTAGTAACGGCTTTAGCCGTCTTTTTGAGAATTAAGATCAAAATCTATTGAAACAATGTGAAAGTTTTATTTAATACACAAAAAATCTATCATAAATAAGGAGTTTTAAACATGAGTGAATTAAGCGACAGTTTGAATATGTTATCTCAATTGATAACTCAGTTTCCCGAAAGACTAGATAATTTAATTACCCTAGCCGAAGAAGTGGAAGCCGAAGCCAATGAATTAGTCTCCAACGTTGAAGAAAAGCAATCTCAAGTAGCGGACATTATGACGGAAATTCAAGAAGCATTAACCGCTATGAAAGATGAAATCGCAGAAAATGAAACCAACACCGAAGCTGAGGTGGTGAACTTTGAAAATAGTGCTAATGAATTAACTGCCTTCTTAGAAGAAGCTCAACAGCAGATGATTGAAGAAGTGCAAAGCGCGATGGAAAAAATGAACGAATTTAAAACCCAAA
This window contains:
- a CDS encoding FHA domain-containing protein, with translation MPPKADKLQQNIESIKSFLNRKLPEYNELTNVISKVNKIEALLSEKKLTLQIVGNEEKLIQAMFDLISKNPEFNQGYKIKYDLIPELPKEMLPTSLSILKLVKFIDDEINVIQEIILDNNQVYTVGRNPELNLVLDGNIYKGVSWQHAEIKTILDEDGVAKWHIKDLNSSNSTFVNGQKIIDRILHSGEIITIANSSYQDNFACFYFTEEMVNQDNINNAYYDVIDCDVLLLVSAYDNYQLNSIFLRTLNIEMMSKQFVVMDLDIQEDEKNLEIVISEWESWLESQNFDYKIDFFPVPLTPYYQEDYQDNLSKPMQKRLDKFIKALGNVIKRQPENILAKRLNAQLIPLITPLESILVKEDEELNQKITHFQGKLQEMTQKNWKDITKNVLGEVKEDKDKFFKQIKTDLTQAKAAILDNFSKRSLISQIQNFVDDLQPIIFKKEGQPYVKLSPKQGDINTDLNQIIIQFSTSTMENWALKEWDKILNVYGNGGLNGLLMRSNERANIIPNLFSESPFHQPSELDVKNNFLISFMGIDSDVRHKQVSMAGYIMKTIRSNLMQIMMMATLVFAILGQKVGKNEMFAQLSGVFRQFPFLLGLGVFALIFFLTTSYNQDKNLKLEEAAEKLRKEVSSYYQSLSKNLLEKVIQDMNLTLEYEANRLDNSLQNIQETYNDYIIEQEKQQISIKANLDLFKEKEKNLSKEITEFKKLIRT
- a CDS encoding COP23 domain-containing protein; protein product: MNNSWLSKIMVLAMSIAPLLSFNSSVEAQTKKNVYSCINHQGKPSTVVDTDKGRILLIVWESDFFRGSGWTPQKRCEEVTKRFQEFSDNKTLRYLTTGKMKGQNVICVGTPIGGSAYKCLDNGLLLTLEGRNDNPNEVLQNLFQATRSSSNFLRRTGNRYAFEFDKFIDEAPVISQPSIPDTSIPQISPPAITPNPQSEPQKENSDCPPLFCD
- a CDS encoding FHA domain-containing protein — translated: MNQDIIANLTLISKEADKNKKYILSSQEITLIGRASNCQIVLNPDEFITVSRYHAQIELVEINGEFLWQITNKSTTNGTLINGEKITEPYQLRSNDRIMLGLKGAEFIFETEILNATVLVENEPETLEEIQPKIEEEKIKTPTVSPTKSSEEEKAKNIKEETKTKVQSSVKEKDKKTESSKEKTAKSAENKPDELSEKLETKIIINPVANITISTEKTIWNLVNPQELANIDIETKDVQNIAFSADNQTISIIRKAKEIILCKWQTNGEIITMTDAKVQMNISTFSHDGKILASSGNDKSIYLWNIETQEKITTLSGHKLAINTLQFSPDNKILASSGADKLIKLWNVETQEEIATLSGHKLAINSLGFSNDGKYLISGGGDKVIKLWNMETQAEEKTIKTDSKSAIQYLGFNGDKKLILCTFQDNKVSLFDENSEKELFNFYFPETFGKLITVNSQGNLLASILDETKIFISQI
- a CDS encoding protein kinase domain-containing protein, which gives rise to MKINDIVASNYKIVDILEYFDFEQFYLVEKLGKSHKKYLLHNFDLSNNNELEKELIDKIKLLNQKSLINNRFSPLIEIVTENNNLQIIYEKIEGITLQKQIETKILWTEEEAIINLKYLLESIDLLHKQNLIHQMIKPQNIILSDKNKQLIINSYGKINIVNSPAMVTITIEDKLYIAPENIRGKTVFSSDIYSLGMVIISMITGKNAITLDEDQEGKLIWTNEEYFNENLVMILNKMIHPKISQRYQNILNIITDINKYFPDINNNNSGYIPTEIIPNNDQLLNTHPTEIISKYVTQDFSEKENQPQTIDKTQLIFPNYIEDEPKILSNSNIHNSSIIDDNSIINDSSIEQISLSSLNESNKTNRDNDNSSLNQQEKLFVNTHFLVNFITKAKTPKGIIISFSIASLIIFGFGFLKNYLYEKKIDSILEEITTLSDEKKYNDCIVFINSDKVQSLTVRDSIQQEFLGKCQLGLAELEALNNNFSEAIKIALRIDGKSSDYNRAKTFIDDWSKQILEEAKTMASLENNCSIIEEKLANIPQSSIWKKNALDLIEECKNRVLIINPTVDICPGPLCVE
- a CDS encoding transporter substrate-binding domain-containing protein; the protein is MIYEKLFISSKKRHKLLKIITVILWVLGNSISADAQINSPRVRVATKSFPPFVFEDSGRYAGFSIDLWNEIAKELNLESEIYGEKTIPDLLSSIRDENTDIGMAGITMTAQREKDVDFSYPFFESGLQILVSSKNIYPWQMVISFLFSPILWSTILFLIIVISIAAHLIWILERKNNPEFPEKYIEGIWESFWWAVVTVVTVGYGDKTPKGVAGRIVATVWMFTGVMLISYFTASVTSALTVEKLDNNITTIQDLHNKLVGTVRNTTAEEFLASTKVNMVLFDSIEQAYTALEEGKIRAIVYDAPVLRYYARSESNGNARVVGSVFAKQSYGIALKSDSPYRESINQAILRLKENGTYDRIYEQWFGVD